A stretch of DNA from Granulicella pectinivorans:
GCTGCGGCCGACGGCCCCTCCAGGCGAGACCCCGGCCGTGGCGCCCGGCGCCGCCGACAGGATGAAGGCAGGTACGCCAAACCGCTTGCCCTGCAAGGCTCCCGGCTTCAGATAGTTCGTATACGGCCCTGGCTGTGCCCTGGCCTTTGCGCCTTTGGTCCGGAAGTCCCGCGGGTCTTCCCCTGCCATCACATCGAGCGCAATCGCAGCGGAGGTGACGTCGCGTGCGATGGGGCCGGTGTTGTCGAGGAGCCAGTCCAGCGGCGCGATCCCCACAATGGAAACCAGCCCGCGCGTGGGGAAGACACCGACCACGGAGCTGGTGCTGGACGGCATCCGGATAGAGTTGCCGGTGTCGGTCCCGGTGCCCAGCATGGCGAAGTTCGCCGTCACCGCCGTGACGGTTCCACCTGAAGAGCCACCCGGCGAAAACCGTGCGTCGTAGGCATTGCCGGTGCGTCCTCCCGCCGTGCTCTTGTTCGTGTCGGAGGCGGCGAAGTCGGGCATGTTGGTCTGTCCGAGGATGACGGCTCCGGCCGCCCGCAGATGAGCCGTGACGGTGGCGTCCTCGGGCGCGACCAACTCATGCCCCGGAATCATGAAGCCCTTCCAGCCATCGTTCGTGATGTGTCCTTGCATGCTGGTGTTGGACTTGAGGACGATGGGCACGCCGTAGAGCGGGCCCTTATGCGCGGGGGCGGCGTCTTCGGCCCTGGCGCGGGCGAGCGCGGCGGCGGCATCGACCGTGATGACTGCCTTGTAGCGAACGTCGAACCTCGCGATGCGGTCGAGATACCACTGCGTGACCTGGACGACGGTGTAACGATGCGTCGCGTAGTACTGCTCCAGTTGCGGGACGGTGGCTTCGAGGAGATCGCGGTCCATCTGGGCCTGCGTGGGCGGATGAGTCTGGGCAGGGAGAGCAAGCGTCAGGAAGGCTGCGGCGGCTAGGGTGCGGAGTGGCTTCATCTCTCTCGGGCCTCTGTTTGTAGGGGTGGTGCGTTCAGTATAGGGCTCGCGGGAGGAACAAGGGCATGACCCTGGAGGCAAAAGATTGTGGGGGAAAGACGGAAAAAGCGGGAAAAAGAGGCAAAGCAAAACGCACAAACTCCCCGTTTCGATGCTTTGGACTTTGCTTCTTTTTCCTGTTTTCCGCCTTTCCGGAACAGTCTCTTGCCGCTTACCCGTTGCCGAGCATGAAGCCCGTTCCGGCTACCGAGACCTTGTCGCGGCCGGCGTTCTTGACCGCGTACATCATGCGGTCGGCGGCCTGCAGCATGGCGTGGACGGAGCCCCCATCCTCGGGGAAGGTGGCGAGGCCGAAGCTGCCGGTCAGGCGCAGGCCGATGCCGTCGTTCTCGAGAAAGACGGTCTCGCGGAGGCCGCTGTAGAGGATTTTGGTGATTTCCACGGCCTCATCCTTGCCGACTCCGGGCATCAGGACGACGAACTCGTCGCCGCCGTAGCGGAAGGCGGAGCTGCCGGGCTTGATGCGCTTCTTCAGCATCTTGCCGACCTCGGCGAGGAGCTTCGAGCCCACGAGGTGGCCGTGGGTGTCGTTGACGCCCTTGAAGCGGTCGAGATCCATGAACAGCAGGCTGAACTCCTGCCCGCCCGCCGCATGGCTGTGCAGGACGCACTCGTCCATGAGGCTGTAGAGATGGCGTGCGTTGTAGAGACCGGTGCAGTCGTCCGTGATGCTGAGCAGGTGGATCAGCTTCATCGAGTTCGCATTCTGGATGGCGATGGCCGCGTAGTCGCAGAGGATGCGCAGAAACGAGATGGAGTATTCGCTCAAGAGATCGAGCTTGCTGTTGAGGAGTTGGATGACACCGAGGGTCTTGTTCGCCGAGCGCACCGGAACGCAGGCCATGGAGTGGATCTGGAGCTCTGGGTGACGGCGCGCGAAGGCCGACCAGTGCGGGTCGAGTGAGACGTCGGGCACCACAAGCGGATTGCCGGTCTGGGCCACCCAGCCGGCGACCGAATCGCCCATCTTCACGCGCAGGCCTTTGAGGCTCTCGGCGTCTTCGCCGACGGCGATCTCGTAATAGAGTTCGCCCGTTTCTTCGTCGACCATCAGCAGCGACCAGCGCTCCGGGCCGAAGAATCCGGCCATCTTGGTCATGATGGCCAGCAGAATCTCCTCGAGCTCAAGGGTAGAGGTGAGGGCTCGCGCTACATCGTGGAACACCCGCAGGTGATCCATCTGGCGGCTCTCGATAACCTGAAACGGAATTTTGTTCGGCATTGCATTGCCTGTCGGAACACGAACCGAGGCTCCGGTACCGCGCAGACGATTCTGCTCTGGTCCTCTCCTCCGCCGCACCCACCATATAGGTAACCATGAAAATAGCAGAAAAGTAATCAAAAGGTAATAAACAGCACGGGGCCCACCAACCGTACTTCCATCCATCGTTCTCCACCCGTTTACCGCGTTCTATCCACCAATATGCACCATGCTACGCGATGGCTTTTCAAAGCCAGCTTCGCCGATGTGGTGACGCTCTTCCTTGCGCATGACAACTTGCCGAATATACGCCTTGAGGTCGTCCTCGGTTCCACCGCGCACCATTAAACCTTCGAGGTCGTGGTCGGATTGTGAGAAGAGGCAGGTTCTGATCTTGCCGTCGGAGGTGAGTCGGATGCGGCTGCAATGTCCACAAAAGGGACGACTTACGGGAGCGATGATGCCGATTTCGCCGATGCCGTCGTTGAAGGTGAAGCGCTTGGCGGTCTCGCTGGCGGCGTTGGGCGGAAGCTCTCGAAGGGGCCGCACGGCGTTCAAGCGAGCGACGATTTCGTCCATCGTGACGACCGTTTCGGGCTTCCAGGTGCGATCTTCTTCGAGAGGCATGAACTCGATAAAGCGCACGATGACACCTTCCCGCCGCGAAAACTCGCCGAATGCCTCGATCTGGCTGTCGTTGAAGCCACGCAGCAGCACGCAATTCACCTTGACGGGACCAAGGCCAACCTCGCGGGCCCTGCGCATACCGGCGAGCACCTTCTCATAGCTGCGCGGAACGCGGGTGATGGCTGCGAAGATATTGGGGTCGACGGCGTCCATGCTGACGGTGACGCGGTTGAGGCCGGCGCGTTTGAGGGGCTCGGCGAGGCCTTCGAGGAGATGGCCGTTCGTGGTGAGAGCGAGGTCGAGGGGCAGGCCGTTGGTGGTGGGCGTGCCGTCGGGGAGAAAGGCCGTGCGCATGCCGGCCAGCTCCTGGACCATCTCCACGAGGCCTGCGCGGAGCAGAGGCTCGCCCCCTGTAAGTCTCAATTTTTCAACGCCAAGAGAGACGAACAGGCGGATCATGCGGAGGTAATCCGCGATGGGTAATTCGGAGTACTGGGCGCCTTCGTTGCCGGTGCGGCAGTACACGCAACGGTAGTTGCAACGATCCGTAATGGAGATGCGGAGGTCGGTGATGGCTCTCCCGAATTTGTCCCGCAGACGACCCTCAGCACTCACGCGCGGAGCGTGTTCGAGTTCAGCGAGTTCCGGCGGGAGAAGCGGCATAAAGTTCGTTCAAGTCTACAGTTAGGATGCACTGCCAGGGGCATCGATGCAGCGGAGATCCGCGAGACATCTCTTATGTCTTCCAAAGCGTCTTACCGGTGTTAGTTCGCCGCGGAAATTACTTCTCTTCCAAAGGAGTAACTAAGCGTGTTTCTTTGGTAATGTCACATTACTTTTTCATTGAAGCAATTCATCCAAAGTTCTAGATTTGTCGTATATCTCGGTTTTCAACACTCACGCAACATGCACCGATGACGATTTATCAGGAACGAAAAACTTATGTTTACTCCCAGCACAGTCCAACTTTGGTTAAGCGAGCAGGCGACGCCGCTCATGATCATCGTGGGCGTGCTTGTGGCGGGCTTTCTTCTTTTGAAGTTTTCGGCTGCCCGCCGCAAGGCTGCGCTCCTGCGCGAACGTGCGGGTCATACCGAGGATAGCTTCGTCGAGCACCTGACGACCTTCGGCTTCGATCCCATCATCGCCCGTTCCACTTACCGGTATCTGCAAGAGAAACAGAATGTCCATTTCCCGATCTTCCTGACCGACCACCTGGACGAGGATCTTGGGCTGGGTCTGGGCGATCTGGAACAGACCAAGGTCGCACTCGCGTTCGAGAGCGGACGAGAGTTTCGTCCCGGGGTGCGCCATGAGCCCCTCATCACGGTTGAGGATTTAATCCGGCTTATCCAGGCCTCGCCGCGCAAACGTGAGATGGTCGCGTAATCTTTCGACATCCTGAAGCACATGACAAAGGCCGAACCCCGACGGGGTTCGGCCTTCGCTGTGTCTGTTGCCGATTGCTAGTAGGAGATGAACTCGGTGCTTCCGCTGCGCAGGCGAAGACCGGAGAGCAGGAAGAAGACAGCGAGAGCGCCGGTCGTCATGTTCCAGTAGGCTACCGGGTGCATCCATCCGGGCGAGTAGGTGAGATCCTGTCCGGACCAGAGGGTCAGCAGGCAGGAGACGATCAGGCACTGGAAGCCGATTACCAGAAAGAGCTGGCCGCGACGGCGACGGCGATCGAGCGCCTCTACTTCGTCTGGGGTCAAGTCGCGTTCGTTTACGGGAATCAGCATGTTCGCCATGGGATCGATCTCCTGAATGTCTCGGCTGGCCTGAAAAGAGGTCGCCTACACGTATTAAAACATATCCCCAGCCCGGCTGCGGTTAGAGGAAAGCAACAGACTGCAGTCCGACCACGTCGAAGCGCTTGCGGCAGCGGATATTCTTGCAGGCCATGGGGTCGTCGCGGCGTACCATGTAGCTCTGTGCCTTGGCGAAACGCGCGCGGTCGCGCTCATCGGCGCCGCGTGGGAGTTGTGTCTTTTTCCGCCGTACGATCCACGAAACCTGGTATTCACCCGGCTGCCCGCAGTGCGGACACGACATCGTATGTGTCCGGAGTTCGCTCTTCTCGTCGAAAAAATCCCGTTCTTCCATTGGTCACCTCGCCCGGGTTCACCGGTTGGGTCGTGCTGCCCGGCAACCCATGCATCGCCCTGAGTATTGCATAATCAGCATGGGCTTCGCACGCACCGGGAGCTCCGGGTCACGATCATGAGCAAAGCGAAAAAGCGCGTCTTCTCGACTGTCAAAGCGGTGAAGGAGAACGCGCGCGACCGCATCGGGCAGCCTCCGCCGGAAAAGGTGATTCCGGATCCGAAACAGAAGGAAGCAGCCAAACCAAAGCACAAAAAGACGTTGGCGGATCTGTTAACGCCTGACGCCGATAACGATTGACGCACCCCCCGAGACCCCATGAGCAGCTTTGATGTCGTCCTGATCGTCTTCCAGATCTTCGTCCTCTTCTTTACCATCTCCGTGCAGTGCTGCACCCAGGCCTGGGTGGCGCTGCGGTTGGGCGATCCCACGGCGAAGATGCTGGGGCGCCTTACGCTCAATCCGCTGCAGCACCTGGACGTCTGGGGCATGCTTGTCTTTCCCATCTACTCGTTGCTGCGAGGCGGTGGCCTCATGATCGGCTGG
This window harbors:
- the moaA gene encoding GTP 3',8-cyclase MoaA, whose product is MPLLPPELAELEHAPRVSAEGRLRDKFGRAITDLRISITDRCNYRCVYCRTGNEGAQYSELPIADYLRMIRLFVSLGVEKLRLTGGEPLLRAGLVEMVQELAGMRTAFLPDGTPTTNGLPLDLALTTNGHLLEGLAEPLKRAGLNRVTVSMDAVDPNIFAAITRVPRSYEKVLAGMRRAREVGLGPVKVNCVLLRGFNDSQIEAFGEFSRREGVIVRFIEFMPLEEDRTWKPETVVTMDEIVARLNAVRPLRELPPNAASETAKRFTFNDGIGEIGIIAPVSRPFCGHCSRIRLTSDGKIRTCLFSQSDHDLEGLMVRGGTEDDLKAYIRQVVMRKEERHHIGEAGFEKPSRSMVHIGG
- a CDS encoding amidase encodes the protein MKPLRTLAAAAFLTLALPAQTHPPTQAQMDRDLLEATVPQLEQYYATHRYTVVQVTQWYLDRIARFDVRYKAVITVDAAAALARARAEDAAPAHKGPLYGVPIVLKSNTSMQGHITNDGWKGFMIPGHELVAPEDATVTAHLRAAGAVILGQTNMPDFAASDTNKSTAGGRTGNAYDARFSPGGSSGGTVTAVTANFAMLGTGTDTGNSIRMPSSTSSVVGVFPTRGLVSIVGIAPLDWLLDNTGPIARDVTSAAIALDVMAGEDPRDFRTKGAKARAQPGPYTNYLKPGALQGKRFGVPAFILSAAPGATAGVSPGGAVGRSIYLRPETRALFLKALDGLRAAGATIVIEDDILPDTFPKLINAVNTRPYRGEGADLFLHDFGPAEYRSVAAYEKVIGSPIPASMSGVFPAGAATLSGPPQRAPQPQRNLEGDPEAEANFFAPQRAALDAYTGTLDKYHLDGFVYPAAQMPPNDETIPQPDGRPSSGPHSNTGWVNKIGVPAVVVPAGFYATGLPFGMEISARPWKDGDLLGWAYAFEQKTHLRQPPVLIDLPRPAED
- a CDS encoding GGDEF domain-containing protein codes for the protein MPNKIPFQVIESRQMDHLRVFHDVARALTSTLELEEILLAIMTKMAGFFGPERWSLLMVDEETGELYYEIAVGEDAESLKGLRVKMGDSVAGWVAQTGNPLVVPDVSLDPHWSAFARRHPELQIHSMACVPVRSANKTLGVIQLLNSKLDLLSEYSISFLRILCDYAAIAIQNANSMKLIHLLSITDDCTGLYNARHLYSLMDECVLHSHAAGGQEFSLLFMDLDRFKGVNDTHGHLVGSKLLAEVGKMLKKRIKPGSSAFRYGGDEFVVLMPGVGKDEAVEITKILYSGLRETVFLENDGIGLRLTGSFGLATFPEDGGSVHAMLQAADRMMYAVKNAGRDKVSVAGTGFMLGNG